The nucleotide sequence TCTGATGCAGGCGCTTCCAGAGGGTGAGGGTAACCCAGTCCTCTGCCTGGGAGCCGTTGGGGGTATAGTCGGGCAACGACTCGACACGTTCACCAACCGCTTCTAAAATTTGTCCCAGGGAAATTCTGGCCGGAGAGCGGGCAAGTTGATACCCTCCCTGGACTCCCCGGATAGACTGCACCAGACCTGCCCGGCGCATTTCGATCAGGAGCTTTTCCAGGTAGGGAGCGGGCAGATCCTGACGTTGGGCGATCGCCTTCACCGATGCTGGACCATAGCCCGGTTGCAGGCTCAGATCCAGCAGGGCTTTTACACTGTAGTGACCGCGAGTGGTAAGTTTCATAGGTCTCCGATCCAGGGAGTCTGGACCAGGTCAGCAAAGGTCACCTGACGCTGGCGGTCTAGCTCCGCAATTCGCTGCTTCTCCACATAGATTGACCTGGCGATGCGTTCCTGTTCAGCCAACCGGGCAATGCGTTCCTGTTCGGTGTCAATCATCTGTTCCAGCAATGGCTCCTGATCGGGGTTGGCGGAAGTGCCCATCTTCTCCCATAAATCCAGGAAATGGCGACAGCGCTTTTCGCACATAACCCGCTCCATGCAGGCGGTGGCTGCCCGGATGGTCAGTGTCGCCCGCAGAATATCTCGTTTGGTTTTCTCATTCAGGTGAAACAGGGCATAGACCTGCCCCATCTCCCTGGGAAAGTCAGTACAACGATCCTGGAGATGGGCAAGCAGGTCAGCGGCGGGCAGGGTTCCTGGGGAAAGGCTCTGGGAAGCCGCGTCAGGTGGGAGCAAGGGAGCGGGCAGATCCGCGTCAGCAGATGGAGTTCCTTCCTCTGTCCCGCCACCCGATTTTCTGGATTCTTCCCTGGATCCTGATCCTTCCACCTCCCGAATCTGTCGCCACAGGAAGCGGTGGTGAGAAAAACTGAATTCCAGATCGCGCTCTTCCAGGGCATCTCGAATTTCCTGGCGACATTGGGGTGCGTGCAGGTAAAGCCGCAGCAGTTGGGCTTCTGACTCTTCCAGCAGCGTGCGATCGCCTACGGTCTGCCACTTTTGCGATCGCCCGTGCCAGCGTTCTCCCCGCACCTGGGTGCGCAGGTCTTCTTCCAGGCGCAGCGCCAGGCGGGAGTCGCCCCGGCTTAACAGTTCGGCGCAATGGTGGATATAGTGAGTTCGCAGGGCTGCATTGGGCAGGTTGCCCAAGAGTTTAACAATGGTTTGCACCGTTGGCTGAAACTGGTCTGCCTGGTTCAGATCTTTGCCCGCGATCGCCTGTTGAATTTGCCAGTCTAGCCAGAGGGGGGCGGCATCCAGCAATTGCTGGTAATCACTGGCAGAATGGGTCTGCAAAAACTCGTCCGGGTCTTTCCCTGCCGGAATGTTAAGCACCCGCAACTGCACTTCTCCCTGGTATGCCAGGGACTCCACTTCCCCGATCACCCGTTCCGCCGCTTTCCCCCCGGCGGCATCGGCATCAAAATTCAACACAATTCGTTTGGACTCGGTGTAGCGCAGCAGTTGACGCACCTGTTGCAGGCTCAAAGCTGTTCCCATCGATGCCACCGCATTGGTCACGCCAGCTCTGTGGAGGGCCATCACATCAAAGTAGCCTTCTACCACAACGGCCTGATCCTGCCGGGCGATTGCGGTCCGTGCCCGATCCAGCCCAAATAGAAGTTTACTTTTATCAAACAGTTCCGTTTCCGGGGAATTCAGGTATTTGGGTTGCTCCTCACCCAGTGCCCGCCCCCCAAAGCCGACTACCCGCCCCTGTAAATCGTGGATGGGAATCATCAGGCGATCGCGGAAGCGGTCATAGTAGCCAGCCCCTTCCTTGCGGGGCACCACCAGCCCTGCCTGTTCCACCAGCTTGACTGGAAAGTGTTTCTGTTCGACTAGATAGCCGTGGAGCGTTTCCCATCCGGCTGGGGCGTACCCCAGTTGAAACTGCTGAATCGTCTCCTGGCTCAACCGTCGCCTGCCGGTCAGGTAATCCAGCGCTGGTTTGCCCTGGGGCTGGTTCAGAGCATGTTGGAAAAACCGCGCCGTCAGTGCCAGGATCTCATAAAGCTGTTCCCGGACTGAAAGCTGACGCTGAAATTCCTGCCGTTCCTCCACTTTTAGTGTCTGGACAGAAACGTTGTAGCGTCGCGCCAGATCCAGGACGACTTCACTGAACGATCGCTTACCCAACTCCATCAAAAACTTGATGGCATTTCCGCCAGCTCCACAGCTAAAGCAGTAGTAAAACTGTTTACTGGGACTGACTGTAAAGCTGGGCGACTTGTCATCATGAAACGGGCACAACCCCGTAAAGTCCTTCCCCTGTTTGCGCAATACCACATGCTCAGACACCACATCCACAATGTCTGTGCGTTGCTTGACCTGTTCAATGGTATCGGGGTGAAGGCGGGGGATTTCCATCGGGGAAAGGGGATCGGAATCAGCAGTTTGATTTGCTGATTAAAGACCGAATGCAACCGAAAATCAAGTTGCAGATTACAGGTTTTTCCAGTATTGCAAATCATTGCTGAACCCATCCACCTGGCTGAAGACCGCTGAGAGGAGTGTCAGATCGGTGGATGAGACTTCGTAGAAGCCTTCTACTGGAACATCTCTACAAACAAAAACAACCGATTAAAACACGACCCCAAAATGGCTGGGGCGTTGCTGGAAAGCAATATGAATCGAAACGCAGTTTCGAGCATATAGCACCTTTTTCATATCCAGAATCAGCAACCCCAATGGCTGGTTTTGATTGGAAATCAGGAGGATTCCAAAGGCTGCATGTTCCTCCCACTGGATCTGGTTTGGGCCGGGAGTAAATCTTTGGTAGCCAGATATTCGTACAACTCATGGGGCTTGAGTTGACATAAATCCTTTGCCAGTTCATTAAACTTCAAATTTTTCAGCATCTCTGGAGTAAGAACGTCGCGCATAATTCCCAAAATCTGCGGTTCCGCAACCAGAAGCAGTTGATGAGGCTGGTTTTGGCGAACGATTTGAGCCAACTTTGCTGAAATCTCCTGAGCAAAGCGGCGTTCAAACTCAACCCGGTGATTTTCCCGGTGATCATCATAGCCATGGGCCTGACCAGCAGTTCCCCGGTTGCGCCCAGGCTTGGTATTGGACCATAAATCCTGTCCCTGAAGTTCCTGAGTAGAATTGTGGAGTGTTTCCTTCTCAACCAACCGTGGACTGGGCTGATATTCAGGAAATTCAGCCGGTTCCAATACAAAAAGCTTTGCCCTTGTACTGTTTACAACAGCAACAACGTATTTCTGCATAATTTATGATCTCCAGATCCTCTGGATACCTGCATCCTACAACATAGAGTGCTGTCAAGCACAATCGCGAATAAAGCTTAAAGTTCTCCGTGTTTTTGAGTGCTTTTGATCCGTCTGAATCCTTAACTTCACTCCAGAGGCACAGGTAGGTGTTGCTGATTTGGGGTATGAACTGAGCGTTGTATGAATTGAAGACTTTCAGTTCATGCTGCTATCCAGCACCACCCACAGAGACACAGAGAAATGGCTCTGTGCCCTCTGTGTCTCTGTGGTTTACAAGTCTCTGTGGGTTGAAACTCTGCACGCCACCAGGGAAACCTGCATAACTTCCCCCAACTCCGAGAGATATGCTATTGATGACACAACTATTCCTCCTGAATTAAACTTCCCTTGTGTAATGGATCAAATCTTGGCAATATTCTGATAGGGTTACTCTGATGATGCCTTCAATCAAACGTCGTCACTTTCTGCAACTGGCTGGTTCCACACTGGCATCTGTTGGACTCAGCCAGTTAGACATTTTTCACCAGGGCAACCAGTATGCCAAAGTTCTGGCTCAAAGCACTCCCAGAAAGTTGGCGCTCCTGGTGGGAGTGAATGCCTATCCAGGTGAAATCCGTAGTTTGAGCGGATGTTTGACAGATGTGGAATTGCAGCAGGAATTGCTGGTGCATCGCTATGGATTTAATCCTAAAGATATTTTGATTGTCAGTGATAAATCGTCCCTGACACCAAAACGAGAAACCATTTTAGAAGCCTTTGAGACTCATTTAATTAAACAGGCAAAACCGGGTGATGTGGTTGTATTTCATTTCTCCGGACATGGGTCTTTAGTGCAGGATCCCAACCCATTACCGGAACTACTGATTAACCAGAATGGTGTTGTCAGTCGAGTACCCAATACCCAGGGGTTGAACGGAACCCTGGTGCCTTTTGATCGGACTACGGGCAATCCCGATCAGGTCCAGGACATTATGGGAAAGAGTCTGTTCTTGCTGACCTATGCGTTGAAAACTGATCATGTCACGGTTGTGCTGGATAGTTGCCATTCGGGAGGCGGCACCCGGGGAAACCTGTTCTTTCGGGCGGTGAGTTCTCGCCTGGAGGGCGACAACCCGGCATCACCCAGCCCGGTTGAGTTAGAGTTCCAGAAGCGATGGATGACGGAACTGGGACTCTCGGAATCTGACTTGCAAAAGCTTAGAAGTCAGGGAATTGCCAAGGGAGTGGCGATCGGCTCTGCCCAGTATGACCAGTTGGCAGCAGACGCTCCATTTGATAACGAGTCCTTTTATGCGGGAGCTTTTACTTACCTGTTGACCCGCTATCTCTGGCAGCAAGCGGTAGATGAGTCGATTGGAACCGTGTTTGTAAATCTGGCTCGCAGTACGCAGGATGTGGCAAATATCTCTGGGGTAATTCAGGAACCAATTTTGGCGGTGAATCCGGAGCGCAACCGCCAGCAGCCAACTTACTTTGTGCAACCGCCCACACCCTTTGCGGAAGCCGTGGTTCGTTCTGTGAACCCAAATGGACAGATTCAATTCTGGCTGGGTGGGATTTTATCTCTCAGTTTGCAGGCAAACCAGAATGGTTCCATTTTTACGGCAATCAACCCGGCAGGTAAGGAAGTTGCCCAGATTGAACAGACCAGTCGCCGTGGACTGGTGGCAACCGGCAAGCTTAAAACGGGAGCCATTTCAGCCATCACACCGGGAACGTTGTTGCGTGAACGTGTGCGCGGCTTACCGGCTGACTTGAAGTTGCGTGTGGGGCTTGATCCATCGCTGGGAGCCGATCTGACGGCGGTAAAAGCGGCGTTGCAGCGGGTCGATCGCATTGAGGTGGTTGGGTCTGAGCAGAGTATGAACTATCGGCTGGGACGGATGACCCCGGCTTACCAGACCCAATCTCGCCAGCGAGGGGGAGCGGCTGTTCCAGAGGTGGGCAGTATTGGCTTATTTACAGGAGACCTGCGCCCCCTGGCAGCGACCTTTCATGAACCGGAAGAACCTGCGGATGATGCCATTGCCCGGTTGGCTCCCCGGTTGAAGGCGTTTCTGGCAGCGGAGGTGTTGAAGGCGATTGGGGGGGTGGATGTGATTAAGGGGCAGCGATCGGAAGGGTTGACGGTGCAGGTCCAGTCTACTGGCAAGACTGGCAAACAGTTGGATGCCATCCGCTTTTTACCGGGGACGCAGATTCAGGTAAAGATTCACAACACCCGCGATCGCGATGTGCATGTGGCGGTTATTGCCATTGGGGATGCGGGACGGATGCGGGTGCTATTTCCCTATGTAGATATTGCTGAAGGTCGGGAACGGGTTGCCGCCGGGCAAACGTTGACCCTGCCAGAGTCAGGGGTTAATTTCCCACTGGGGGCACCGGGTTTGCTGGAAATTATGGTGCTTTCCAGTCCAGAATCCCTTCGGGATGCCCTGAAGGCGTTGAAAGAAATTGGGGTGCGGGGTGGGGTTTCATCCAGTCGGGGAGTTTCCCGCGAGCCGTTAAGGGGAGAGGATGCCGTTGATATTGCGGCAGCCCTGTTAGGGAATATCAATCGCAATACGCGATCGGATATTCAGCCCACAACGGATAATCCCGTTGTTGATGCGAATCGCTATTCAGTAATTTCAACCGTCATTGAGGTGGTGCCAGGATAGGGTGGTGCTGAATGACCGTATGAGCTGAAAGTCTTCAATTCATGCAACGCTCAATTCCGACCCAACATCAGCAATGCTCTATTGCAGCGTTACTGAAAAGCTGGACGAATTGAAACGAGGCTTCAATTCATCCAGCACCTTTTTCATCCCCAGATTCAGCAATGCCCTATTGCAGATCGGAGTCTGGCGGTGCAATCTGGTACTCTGCCGCAGCCTCAATTGCTGCAACGCCTGGAATCTGGCGCAGTTGTTCTATTTTCTCAGAAGCGGCTGAACCTGTGATCACCCCAATTTCTACCAGCCATTGATCGACTTGCATCCCGGCAGACCGTAGCTTTTCAGCCACCTCAGGAAGTCGATCTTTGTATTCCTCATTGACTGAAATCAGCAATTGGATCTTGGACATATCAGTAGGTAACGAGTATTTGGTGGATGTTACTGAATAGCAGGACAAATTGAAACGTCGTCCCAATTTATCCAATGCTAAATTCATCCCTGGAGTCAGCAATGTTCGGTTAGATGGCCGTCTGCCCAGATTACGGAGCCTGGACTAGCCCGGCTCCTACATCCACCGACGGTAGGGATAACCGCTGAGCGGATCGAATTAACAGGCTCCAGAGATCCTGCCCCCTCAGTCCAGTGACCTCCGCATGAAGGGCCGCAATACCTGCCACATGGGGGGTTGCCATGCTGGTACCGCTGATGGTTCTGTACTGGGTCGGGAGAGGCCAGCTAGAGCGGATGGCAACGCCTGGACCGGCAATATCCACCTGTCCGCCATCGGGATTGATGCCACGGGTAGAAAAGTTAGCGATCTGCAATTGAGCATCGAGAGCCGCCACTGCCAGGATCGAGGGGCAGTTGGCTGGGCGTGCCACTGGATTAATAATGCCTCTGTCACGTCTGCTCTCATTCCCAGCGGCAGCAACAATCAGGGTGCCTCGCTGGAGTGCCCGTTTAGCCACGGCTTCATAAATGGGGGAATAGGACTGTCCAGGTGTGGTCCGGGAACCTAATGACATGGAAATGATGTCGCACTGATTGGCGATCGCCCACTCAATCCCCTGTAGGATCTGGCTGTCTGTGCCACTCCCCTGGTTAGACAATACTTTCCCGGCAAAAATTTCTGAATTGTAGGCAACTCCGTAGCGCGGCAATGTTGTAGGATGTCTGGGTCCACAAGCCGTCCCAATGCAGTGGGTGCCATGTCCGTGTCCATCCTGCACCTCTTCCCCTGGGATAAACGACTTGCTGGTGATTTGCCTGCCCAGGAAGTCGGGGTGATTCAGGTCAAACCCGGTATCGAGGACTGCAATTTTGATGCCACGCCCACTAAAACACGAATTGGCTACTTTCGTCATCTGCAATCCCCAGGTCATTACAGATTCATCCAGGGCGGCTGCCGCCTGAACCGCCTGGGATTGGCTGCCAGAGAGCAGGTGATCGGTCAGGTTCGTAACTGCATCTCGATAGCCCCGCAAATAATCAGCGGAGATGCTGATTGGAGCAGTCAATGATGATTGTGCAATCTGCTCCAGATCTCGATCCTGGAGGGCATAAACAACCTGCTCTGGCTCAATGGCCAGGATTGCACTGTTCTCTTGCGTGGCAAAACTGAGGGCATTGAGTTGGGCAGGTTCTGCATCGACAACCGCAACTCCTAAATCATCAAACACTAAAGCATGGGATTCGGACGTATCAACTGCGGTACTCAGCGTCTGAACCCCCTCTGAGACAGCATCTTCCTGAAACAAAATCAGGTATCTACCAGTCGTTTCTGGTTCGATCGTCGGCGGCATTGTAAGCTCCTTCTTTGGGTTGAATCGGTATTAATCCATCGGTAGGGAAGTGTTGACTACAGCCATGGGCAAACAGGTCAACCACAACAGTTTTGGGCGTCCGTTACCGGATACCGGCTGGGTAACGGGTGTGGCAAAGTCAATGGACAGTCCCTGTAAGCGGAGAGGTGACTTTCCCTATCGGTTGGCAGGTCAGCGATCGTAACCGATGGGTGATTTCTGAGGAACTCTAAATTCTGAGACTTCTCAACGCGGGATTGACCAGGTCTAAGCTATAGCAGGGGACAGGGGACAGGAAACAAGGGGACAGGGTGAAAAAAGACTGGATGACTGAGGTTCGCGTTTGCTAATTTGTCCTGACCCTCATGTCTCCAGCGACAGGTCTGAGAAAAGATGGTTGAATTTCTGGACAAGTTCATCCTACTCCAGTCAGGCTGTCCCTGGAGCTACCCTTAAGGGTTATTTTCTTTAGATGTCGGATTAACAGTCCGTTAAAAAAACTTAGTGTATGGTGGCAGAAATTGTTCACTACAAAGGCACAAAGGGACACAAAGTTTCTTAGTGCGCCTAGTGTCTTTGTGATTCAGGCCAAAACCGGCGGGTTATTTTCGACAATCTGCACTAATTTGCTTCTTAAATCCTTCTTCTGTCACTTCTGCTGGAAAAATTTATAACCAACCCTCTTTCCAGGCTTCCAGCCTGGAATGGAGATTCAGAGGCTCTGCCTCAAGTAAACCTGAAAGGAGGCAGAGCCTCGGATTTGCCATTTCCAGGCAGAGCCGTGGAAACGAGGTATTTTTTGAATTTATCTGCTTCAAGTGTGATTAAAGGGCTATAAATGCCGCTCGGTCTTGGATCCGTTGAGTGCGCGTCAACTGAGCATTCGGGGATGTTCCTGTGCTGGAGTGGGTACTTGATGCCTGGCCACCGTCCGGCTTCGAATTGAGCGGCGAATTTGTCCGTATGCTTTTTTTTTGACCTTAGACGCCCAGTTGGCTAGAGTGTAGAACGAATCCAGACGCGGGCAAGGTATCAAAACAATGGTGGCAACAGAATCAAATCTTAAAGATCAGCACATCCTGGTAACCGGTGGCTCTGGCTTCTTGGGGAAAGCGGTAGTGCGTCAACTGTGCCTTGCTGGGGCAGAAATGGCCAAAATCACGGTGCCGCGATCGCGGGACTGTGACCTGCGGGTGATGGAAAATTGCCAGCGGGCGGTGGACCAGCAGGATGTGGTGATTCACCTGGCCGCCCACGTGGGCGGTATTGGCTTGAACCGGGAAAAGCCCGCTGAACTGTTCTACGACAATCTGATTATGGGCACCCAACTGATCCACGCGGCCTGTGAAGCCGGGGTCAAAAAATTTGTCTGCGTCGGCACCATCTGCGCCTACCCCAAGTTCACTCCCGTTCCCTTTAAGGAAGATGACCTGTGGAACGGCTACCCCGAAGAAACTAATGCCCCCTATGGCATCGCCAAGAAAGCGCTATTGGTGCAACTTCAGTCCTACCGCCAGCAGTATGGCTTTGATGGGATTTACCTGCTGCCCGTCAACCTGTATGGACCAGAGGACAACTTTGACCCCCGTAGTTCCCATGTGATTCCGGCACTGATCCGCAAGGTGTATGAAGCACAGCAGCGCGGCGATCATCAGGTTCCAGTCTGGGGCGATGGCAGTCCCAGCCGCGAGTTTCTATACGTCGAAGATGCAGCACGCGGGATTGTCATGGGTACCCAGTTCTATAGTGATCCAGAACCTGTCAACCTGGGAACTGGTTATGAAATCACCATTAAGGATCTGGTGAATTTAATCAGTGAGTTAATGGAGTTTGAAGGAGACATTGTCTGGGAAACCGACAAACCCAATGGTCAACCTCGTCGTTGCTTAAACACTGAGCGAGCCAGGCAGGGCTTTGGCTTCGTTGCCCAGACTGATTTTAGAGAAGGGTTAAAGCAAACGATCGCGTGGTATCGGCAACAGGCTGGTTGAAACAGCGGCAGCAGGACATAGTCCTTTTCAAGGATGTGAGGCACAGTGGGGTGCTCCGCACCCCACTGTGCCTCACATCCCCGTACCTCACTCAATTGAGAAACGCTATATAAGTCCATGGTGCTGAATAGCTGGATGAATTGAAACTTTCCTTTCAGGTCATCCAACCCTCAATTCATCCCTGGAATCGGCAACGCCAACTACAATTTGAGATAGCACAAACCAACGAGGATAAAGGCAATGCCTGTAATTGCAGTGGTCGATTATGACATGGGGAATCTGCACTCTGCCTGTAAAGGGCTGGAGAATGCAGGGGCAACGCCCAAAGTAACAGACTCTCCACTGGAACTGGAGCGGGCAGATGCCATTGTGCTACCCGGTGTGGGTTCCTTTGATCCGGCAGTGCAACATTTGCGATCGCGCCATCTAGAAAATCCCATCAAGCAGGCGATCGCAGCGGGTAAGCCTTTCCTGGGCATCTGTCTGGGGTTACAAATCCTGTTTGACTCCAGTGAGGAAGGGGAAGAACCCGGTCTGGGTATTATTCCCGGCATCGTCAGGCGCTTTCGCCACGAACCAGGAATTACTGTTCCCCACATGGGCTGGAACCAGTTGCAACTGACCCAACCGGATAGTCCTCTCTGGCAGGAATTGTCCCCCAGCGCCTGGGTCTATTTTGTGCATTCCTATTACGTCGATCCCATGGATGCCGCCGTTCGGGCAGCCACTATTACCCACGGTAGCCAGACTGTGACGGCTGCGATCGCCCGCGACAATTTGATGGCCGTCCAATTCCACCCGGAGAAGTCCTCTACCGCTGGATTGCAAATCCTCGCCAATTTTGTCCGTCTGGTTGAGGCAAAGCAGCCTGCTACGGTTTTCTGATGAGTTTACGGATTTACGGCAATCGCCACCTCAAAACCTTACCAGGTCAGGAGACTCGTCCAACGTCCTCCCTGGTGCGGGAGGCTCTGTTCAATATCTGGCAGGGGACCATTGCTGGCTGTCGCTGGCTTGATCTGTGTGCCGGGAGTGGAGCAATGGGAGCAGAAGCGTTGTGTCGTGGAGCCAGCCTGGTGGTGGGGGTTGAACAGTCGGCGCGTGCCTGTGCCGTCATCCGCCAGAATTGGCAGCAGGTTGCTGGTGAAGACCAGCGGTTTCAGGTCATCAAGGGGGATGTGGTACGACAAATAAAAACCCTGGCTGGTCAGCAGTTCGACCGGATCTACTTTGACCCTCCCTATGCCAGTGGATTGTATCAGCCAGTCCTGGGGGCGATCGCCCAATTCGCTCTCCTGGCTCCTGAAGGTGAACTTGCTGTGGAACACAGCCCCAATCCCCCAGCCATGACTACCCCTGCCGGGTTAACAATCCGCCGCCAGAAGCGCTATGGCAATACAGCACTGACGTTCTATAGCCCTTTTCGAGGGTGTGAGGTACAGTGAGGGTGTTCCGCCTCCCTCTGAACCTTATGCTCCCATACCTCACGCCATTGAGGAACGCTATATCGATTCCAGAACGACAATGCTTCGAACTGAGGGCAGCAAACCGGGAAAACACTAAGAAGTAAAACCGATCCCAAAGACCATGAACGACTTCTGGTATCATGAAGAGTTTGCACGGACTTCAATGCTTGCTAAGGAGACAACCCAATCATGGCTCGGATGTACTATGACGCAGATGCAAATTTAGATTTACTGGCTGGAAAGACGATCGCCATCATCGGCTATGGTTCTCAGGGACACGCTCACGCTCTGAACCTGAAAGACAGTGGCATGAACGTTATGGTTGGACTGTATCCCGGCAGCAAATCAGCCCTTAAAGCAAAGGAGTCCGGGCTGGCCGTTCACAATGTCGATGAAGCGGCAAAACTGGCAGATTTCATCATGGTGTTGCTGCCAGACGAAGTACAGAAAACAGTCTACAAGAACGAGATTGAACCTCACCTGACGGAAGGAAAAACTCTGGCATTTGCCCACGGTTTCAACATTCACTTTGCCCAGGTGGTTCCTCCCAGTAACGTGGATGTGGTGATGGTGGCTCCCAAGGGACCGGGCCATCTGGTGCGCCGTACCTATGAGCAGGGAGAGGGCGTTCCTGCCCTGTTTGCTGTATTTCAGGATGCAACGGGTCAGGCGCGCGATCGGGCAATGGCATATGCCAAGGGTATTGGCGGCACCCGCGCGGGCATCCTGGAAACCACCTTTCGGGAAGAAACGGAAACAGACCTGTTTGGGGAACAGGTCGTCCTATGTGGCGGTTTGACTGCGCTGATCAAGGCTGGATTTGAGACCCTGGTGGAAGCCGGATACCAGCCTGAACTGGCGTATTTTGAGTGTCTGCATGAAGTCAAACTCATTGTTGATTTGATTGTGGAAGGTGGGCTTGCCAAAATGCGAGATAGTATCTCCAACACGGCGGAGTATGGTGACCTGACTCGCGGACCTCGCATTGTCACGGACCAGACCCGGGCTGAAATGCGGAAAATTCTGTATGAAATTCAGACCGGGCAGTTTGCTCGCGAGTTTGTGCTGGAAAACCAGGCAGGCAAACCGGGCTTTACTGCTATGCGCCGCCGCGAAGCCGAACATCCGATTGA is from Leptothermofonsia sichuanensis E412 and encodes:
- a CDS encoding Rrf2 family transcriptional regulator, with the protein product MKLTTRGHYSVKALLDLSLQPGYGPASVKAIAQRQDLPAPYLEKLLIEMRRAGLVQSIRGVQGGYQLARSPARISLGQILEAVGERVESLPDYTPNGSQAEDWVTLTLWKRLHQKLKEALYSISLEDLYYDARSWQAAQGEETSFIV
- the dnaG gene encoding DNA primase; translated protein: MEIPRLHPDTIEQVKQRTDIVDVVSEHVVLRKQGKDFTGLCPFHDDKSPSFTVSPSKQFYYCFSCGAGGNAIKFLMELGKRSFSEVVLDLARRYNVSVQTLKVEERQEFQRQLSVREQLYEILALTARFFQHALNQPQGKPALDYLTGRRRLSQETIQQFQLGYAPAGWETLHGYLVEQKHFPVKLVEQAGLVVPRKEGAGYYDRFRDRLMIPIHDLQGRVVGFGGRALGEEQPKYLNSPETELFDKSKLLFGLDRARTAIARQDQAVVVEGYFDVMALHRAGVTNAVASMGTALSLQQVRQLLRYTESKRIVLNFDADAAGGKAAERVIGEVESLAYQGEVQLRVLNIPAGKDPDEFLQTHSASDYQQLLDAAPLWLDWQIQQAIAGKDLNQADQFQPTVQTIVKLLGNLPNAALRTHYIHHCAELLSRGDSRLALRLEEDLRTQVRGERWHGRSQKWQTVGDRTLLEESEAQLLRLYLHAPQCRQEIRDALEERDLEFSFSHHRFLWRQIREVEGSGSREESRKSGGGTEEGTPSADADLPAPLLPPDAASQSLSPGTLPAADLLAHLQDRCTDFPREMGQVYALFHLNEKTKRDILRATLTIRAATACMERVMCEKRCRHFLDLWEKMGTSANPDQEPLLEQMIDTEQERIARLAEQERIARSIYVEKQRIAELDRQRQVTFADLVQTPWIGDL
- a CDS encoding host attachment protein, which encodes MQKYVVAVVNSTRAKLFVLEPAEFPEYQPSPRLVEKETLHNSTQELQGQDLWSNTKPGRNRGTAGQAHGYDDHRENHRVEFERRFAQEISAKLAQIVRQNQPHQLLLVAEPQILGIMRDVLTPEMLKNLKFNELAKDLCQLKPHELYEYLATKDLLPAQTRSSGRNMQPLESS
- a CDS encoding caspase family protein — its product is MMPSIKRRHFLQLAGSTLASVGLSQLDIFHQGNQYAKVLAQSTPRKLALLVGVNAYPGEIRSLSGCLTDVELQQELLVHRYGFNPKDILIVSDKSSLTPKRETILEAFETHLIKQAKPGDVVVFHFSGHGSLVQDPNPLPELLINQNGVVSRVPNTQGLNGTLVPFDRTTGNPDQVQDIMGKSLFLLTYALKTDHVTVVLDSCHSGGGTRGNLFFRAVSSRLEGDNPASPSPVELEFQKRWMTELGLSESDLQKLRSQGIAKGVAIGSAQYDQLAADAPFDNESFYAGAFTYLLTRYLWQQAVDESIGTVFVNLARSTQDVANISGVIQEPILAVNPERNRQQPTYFVQPPTPFAEAVVRSVNPNGQIQFWLGGILSLSLQANQNGSIFTAINPAGKEVAQIEQTSRRGLVATGKLKTGAISAITPGTLLRERVRGLPADLKLRVGLDPSLGADLTAVKAALQRVDRIEVVGSEQSMNYRLGRMTPAYQTQSRQRGGAAVPEVGSIGLFTGDLRPLAATFHEPEEPADDAIARLAPRLKAFLAAEVLKAIGGVDVIKGQRSEGLTVQVQSTGKTGKQLDAIRFLPGTQIQVKIHNTRDRDVHVAVIAIGDAGRMRVLFPYVDIAEGRERVAAGQTLTLPESGVNFPLGAPGLLEIMVLSSPESLRDALKALKEIGVRGGVSSSRGVSREPLRGEDAVDIAAALLGNINRNTRSDIQPTTDNPVVDANRYSVISTVIEVVPG
- a CDS encoding ketohydroxyglutarate aldolase, which encodes MSKIQLLISVNEEYKDRLPEVAEKLRSAGMQVDQWLVEIGVITGSAASEKIEQLRQIPGVAAIEAAAEYQIAPPDSDLQ
- a CDS encoding S8 family peptidase, which codes for MPPTIEPETTGRYLILFQEDAVSEGVQTLSTAVDTSESHALVFDDLGVAVVDAEPAQLNALSFATQENSAILAIEPEQVVYALQDRDLEQIAQSSLTAPISISADYLRGYRDAVTNLTDHLLSGSQSQAVQAAAALDESVMTWGLQMTKVANSCFSGRGIKIAVLDTGFDLNHPDFLGRQITSKSFIPGEEVQDGHGHGTHCIGTACGPRHPTTLPRYGVAYNSEIFAGKVLSNQGSGTDSQILQGIEWAIANQCDIISMSLGSRTTPGQSYSPIYEAVAKRALQRGTLIVAAAGNESRRDRGIINPVARPANCPSILAVAALDAQLQIANFSTRGINPDGGQVDIAGPGVAIRSSWPLPTQYRTISGTSMATPHVAGIAALHAEVTGLRGQDLWSLLIRSAQRLSLPSVDVGAGLVQAP
- a CDS encoding GDP-L-fucose synthase family protein, giving the protein MVATESNLKDQHILVTGGSGFLGKAVVRQLCLAGAEMAKITVPRSRDCDLRVMENCQRAVDQQDVVIHLAAHVGGIGLNREKPAELFYDNLIMGTQLIHAACEAGVKKFVCVGTICAYPKFTPVPFKEDDLWNGYPEETNAPYGIAKKALLVQLQSYRQQYGFDGIYLLPVNLYGPEDNFDPRSSHVIPALIRKVYEAQQRGDHQVPVWGDGSPSREFLYVEDAARGIVMGTQFYSDPEPVNLGTGYEITIKDLVNLISELMEFEGDIVWETDKPNGQPRRCLNTERARQGFGFVAQTDFREGLKQTIAWYRQQAG
- the hisH gene encoding imidazole glycerol phosphate synthase subunit HisH — its product is MPVIAVVDYDMGNLHSACKGLENAGATPKVTDSPLELERADAIVLPGVGSFDPAVQHLRSRHLENPIKQAIAAGKPFLGICLGLQILFDSSEEGEEPGLGIIPGIVRRFRHEPGITVPHMGWNQLQLTQPDSPLWQELSPSAWVYFVHSYYVDPMDAAVRAATITHGSQTVTAAIARDNLMAVQFHPEKSSTAGLQILANFVRLVEAKQPATVF
- the rsmD gene encoding 16S rRNA (guanine(966)-N(2))-methyltransferase RsmD, which produces MSLRIYGNRHLKTLPGQETRPTSSLVREALFNIWQGTIAGCRWLDLCAGSGAMGAEALCRGASLVVGVEQSARACAVIRQNWQQVAGEDQRFQVIKGDVVRQIKTLAGQQFDRIYFDPPYASGLYQPVLGAIAQFALLAPEGELAVEHSPNPPAMTTPAGLTIRRQKRYGNTALTFYSPFRGCEVQ